One Pseudoliparis swirei isolate HS2019 ecotype Mariana Trench chromosome 4, NWPU_hadal_v1, whole genome shotgun sequence genomic window carries:
- the LOC130192480 gene encoding tyrosine-protein kinase CSK has protein sequence MSGMHAPWSTGTECVAKYNFQTANEQDLPFCKGDLLTIIGATRDPNWYRARNSVGREGTIPANYVQKREGVKSGGKLSLMPWFHGKITREQAERLLYPPETGLFLVRESTNYPGDYTLCVSCDGKVEHYRIIYHNGKLTIDEEEYFENLMQLVEHYTKDADGLCTRLIKPKLMEGTVAAQDEFSRSGWALNRKELKLLQTIGKGEFGDVMVGDYRGNKVAVKCIKNDATAQAFIAEASVMTQLRHNNLVQLLGVIVEERGSLYIVTEYMAKGSLVDYLRSRGRTVLSGDCLLKFSLDVCEAMEYLEANNFVHRDLAARNVLVSDDNIAKVSDFGLTKEASSIQDMAKLPVKWTSPEAIREKRFSTKSDVWSYGILLWEIYSFGRVPYPRIPLKEVVPRVEKGYKMDAPDGCSPVVYDLMKQCWTLDSVVRPSFHMLREKLQHIRAKELYL, from the exons ATGTCTGGGATGCAT GCACCATGGTCGACTGGCACAGAGTGTGTAGCCAAGTACAACTTCCAGACTGCCAACGAACAGGACCTGCCTTTCTGTAAAGGAGATTTACTGACCATCATTGGAGCCACCAgg GATCCCAACTGGTACAGAGCGAGGAACTCGGTGGGCAGAGAGGGCACCATCCCGGCGAACTACGTCCAGAAAAGAGAAGGAGTCAAATCAGGAGGGAAGCTTAGTCTTATGCC CTGGTTCCACGGGAAGATAACTCGGGAGCAGGCCGAGCGGCTCCTCTACCCTCCGGAGACGGGCTTGTTCCTGGTGAGGGAGAGCACCAACTACCCCGGAGATTACACCCTGTGCGTCAGCTGCGACGGCAAGGTGGAGCATTACCGCATCATCTACCACAACGGCAAGCTCACCATCGACGAGGAGGAGTACTTTGAGAACCTCATGCAGCTGGTTGAG CACTACACCAAAGACGCCGATGGCCTTTGCACCCGGCTGATCAAACCCAAGCTGATGGAGGGAACGGTGGCCGCACAAGACGAGTTCTCCAGGA GCGGCTGGGCCCTGAACAGGAAGGAGCTGAAGCTCCTGCAGACCATTGGCAAGGGGGAGTTTGGAG ACGTGATGGTCGGAGACTACAGAGGGAACAAGGTGGCGGTCAAGTGCATCAAAAATGACGCCACGGCGCAGGCCTTCATCGCCGAGGCCTCCGTCATGAC GCAACTAAGGCACAACAACCTGGTGCAGTTGCTCGGGGTGATTGTGGAAGAGAGGGGCAGTCTCTACATCGTCACAGAGTACATGGCGAAG GGCAGCCTCGTCGACTACCTGCGCTCCCGAGGCCGGACCGTGCTCAGCGGAGACTGCTTACTCAAGTTCTCGCT TGACGTGTGCGAAGCCATGGAGTACCTGGAGGCCAACAACTTCGTCCACAGAGACCTGGCGGCCCGCAACGTGCTGGTGTCCGACGACAACATCGCCAAGGTCAGCGACTTCGGCCTCACCAAGGAGGCGTCCTCCATACAGGACATGGCCAAGCTGCCCGTCAAGTGGACCTCCCCCGAGGCAATAAGAGAGAAG AGGTTTTCCACCAAGTCAGATGTCTGGAGTTACGGAATCCTACTTTGGGAGATCTACTCCTTCGGGCGCGTACCTTATCCTAGAATT ccactGAAAGAGGTGGTGCCCCGGGTGGAGAAGGGATACAAGATGGACGCCCCGGACGGCTGCTCGCCCGTGGTGTACGACCTGATGAAGCAGTGCTGGACCCTGGACTCTGTCGTGCGGCCCTCTTTCCACATGCTGAGGGAGAAGCTGCAGCATATCAGAGCCAAGGAGCTCTACCTGTGA